One segment of Calypte anna isolate BGI_N300 chromosome 4A, bCalAnn1_v1.p, whole genome shotgun sequence DNA contains the following:
- the SGCB gene encoding beta-sarcoglycan, giving the protein MAAAASEQQSSNGPVKKSMREKAVERRTVNKEHNSNFKAGYIPIDEDRLHKTGLRGRKGNLAICVIVLLFILAVINLVITLVIWAVIRIGPNGCDSMEFHESGLLRFKQVSDMGVIHPLYKSTVGGRRNEDLVITGNNQPIVFQQGTTKLSVEKDKTSITSDIGMEFVDPRTQNTLFSTDYETHEFHLPNGVKILNVQKASTERITSNATSDLNIKVDGRAIVRGNEGVFITGKTIEFRMGGNMELKAENSIILNGTVMVSPTRLPSSSYGEQFSNSNWLRFKLCMCADGTLFKVQVTGYNMGCQTSVNPCGATH; this is encoded by the exons ATGGCGGCGGCAGCCTCAGAGCAG CAAAGTTCTAATGGCCCAGTGAAGAAGTCCATGCGGGAGAAGGCTGTGGAGCGCAGGACTGTTAACAAGGAGCACAACAGCAACTTCAAGGCAGGATACATTCCCATTGATGAAGACCGTCTGCACAAGACAGGCTTGCGTGGCAGGAAAGGCAACTTGGCCATTTGTGTGAttgttcttctttttattttggctgTCATCAATCTTGTT atcACACTGGTTATCTGGGCAGTGATTCGGATCGGCCCCAATGGCTGTGACAGCATGGAGTTCCACGAGAGCGGTTTGCTGCGCTTTAAGCAAGTTTCTGACATGGGCGTCATACACCCATTATATAAAAGCACTGTAGGAGGCAGACGTAATGAAGATTTGGTGATCACTGGAAACAATCAGCCT ATTGTATTTCAGCAAGGAACAACCAAGCTTAGTgtagaaaaagacaaaacttctATTACCAGCGACATTGGCATGGAATTTGTTGACCCACGGACACAAAATACCTTGTTCAGCACAGACTATGAAACTCATGAGTTCCACCTGCCAAATGGAGTTAAGATCTTGAATGTACAAAAGGCCTCTACAGAGAGG ATAACCAGCAATGCAACCAGTGATCTAAACATCAAGGTTGATGGCCGTGCCATTGTCCGTGGAAACGAAGGTGTTTTCATCACAGGCAAGACCATTGAGTTTCGAATGGGGGGGAACATGGAGCTTAAAGCA GAAAACAGTATTATCCTGAATGGAACTGTGATGGTCAGCCCAACGAGACTGCCAAGTTCTTCATACGGGGAACAGTTCAGTAACAGCAACTGGCTGCGTTTCAAGCTCTGCATGTGTGCTGATGGGACACTCTTCAAGGTTCAGGTGACAGGGTATAACATGGGCTGTCAGACTTCTGTCAACCCCTGTGGAGCCACACACTAG
- the LRRC66 gene encoding leucine-rich repeat-containing protein 66, whose translation MDYLHLSVIAVVLSFHLPGSVGTNSQQILLATQQHSACQWDGELVLNCSFTGIAVIPEDVSQTAVTADFSYNNIRTFLCPDGRNKEWVLKHLNLSNNLISELSIATFRNFPVLETLNLNGNAIHTLTLDTLMPAQGSKCCHLLPALKVLSVEKNNLNTVPRGLCLLQSLQTVHLSSNGIQQIDRNDFQNCSQLKDIDLQNNKITKIHPEAFRDLHKLQVVNLHGNVLTNPLPQIFISLNNFQIEVHLSNNTWIFNCRLNAFKHLLQFLFDSTRQKWSISYNISANNSQKPLLYLSSFYLNCRDSVLFKRAVIPPGKTSVLKCDLDNKIGNGVSWWTPKGRISEDNSFPHMTLDKMNNLVIYNAEETAGGLYLCHFNTTKKKYLIYNVQVKERISAYLVRKTRDTSSVFRQGRTEQDFALAVCLSVLITFAFAFCLGAFARPYLVSLWRLIHGSKNSHSEHTYSNQAFSDENLSRECSARKPTNVQHNFLICDGDSSRNTCIFPAETSNLHENIISSKESNNEINMKENTTFSDIKTSISNDGNRNVNGLFSVRIDNKNSNEGTPRKLMSNGISLWKDSKYANNEGSEKSRFPPIPRRLNANSYTKHTDSSDLDLPFTGEAGFPFPTTQTRTVAQDSRKSKARNNSGLLQSEITKATPNFPERQSIVSHNEHRSTTKFMPQEQSCDEQPGPNSNINKNSDVGDFILPSSCKRATNSETLSTYQTIESSALTAYNCKTEHTNEKDLFDDSSSDEGTPFTMSDCSSLADCELEQPDGSDNLPTCQSSLEEAGMNSGTEKFSTLPESPDTATELQHTGKNGDKNKASFESTINYGSDTTMPEAPSPYTARCSDQVSTSDSDILSSSSQEVPNMFHYFTKAALTVQNSPSDSLHSQSTDFGSTLHSLKDSATYDTDRESTPGEAELQLYQFPIEPQHSLNFNPTEQNQNAEGSADEHTSDRKSSEKNHGEGDITLKRNMSASEDNDFICAPIDTGLNETVKETLLLHSSNESSLQSLPEHTAERHFTVIAEKEDLLPQEKQVSTTKVCTDKRQGVFNAMNCDGHTEFQDTNNCSLPETQSCNLTADLLHLYPFGKSQSVFKGEDCFQLDQSEKDADSFSVPQGCFNESTLYSSCSFPQKTTENIISTNTDSSKMEDDTTLTELENNSTTATNLQNSSEKLSQDTQAN comes from the exons ATGGATTACCTTCACTTGAGTGTCATAGCTGTGGTCCTTTCCTTTCATCTACCTGGATCAGTGGGAACCAACTCTCAGCAGATTCTTCTTGCTACACAGCAGCACTCAGCCTGCCAGTGGGATGGGGAGCTGGTACTGAATTGCTCTTTCACCGGAATAGCTGTGATTCCAGAAGATGTATCACAAACAGCAGTAACAGCTGATTTTAGTTACAACAATATCAGAACTTTTTTGTGTCCTGatggaagaaacaaagaatgGGTGCTGAAACACCTGAATCTCAGTAACAATCTGATTTCTGAACTCTCCATAGCTACTTTTagaaattttcctgttttagaAACTCTGAACCTCAATGGCAATGCCATCCACACCCTCACACTGGACACACTGATGCCTGCACAGGGGTCTAAATGCTGtcatctgctgcctgctttgAAAGTATTgtcagttgaaaaaaataatcttaataCAGTTCCAAGAG GACTATGTCTGCTGCAGTCCTTACAAACTGTCCATTTGTCATCCAATGGTATACAACAGATTGATCGGAATGATTTTCAGAACTGTTCACAGCTGAAGGATATTGACTTGCAAAACAACAAGATAACTAAAATTCACCCAGAGGCCTTCAGGGATCTCCACAAATTACAG GTTGTGAATCTCCATGGAAATGTTCTGACAAACCCCTTACCACAGATATTCATCAGTCTGAACAACTTTCAAATTGAAGTGCACTTGTCAAATAACACCTGGATATTTAACTGCAGACTAAATGCTTTCAAACATTTACTTCAATTTCTTTTTGACTCCACAAGGCAAAAATGGAGTATTTCATACAATATATCTGCCAACAACTCACAGAAACCTCTGCTGTATCTTTCAAGTTTCTATTTAAACTGCAGGGACAGTGTTCTGTTCAAAAGGGCTGTAATCCCACCAGGGAAGACATCAGTTCTGAAGTGTGACTTGGACAACAAAATAG gtaATGGTGTCTCTTGGTGGACACCTAAAGGCAGAATTTCAGAAGATAATAGTTTTCCTCATATGACATTGgataaaatgaataatttagTGATATACAATGCTGAGGAAACTGCTGGAGGGTTATACTTGTGTCATTTTAATACTACTAAGAAGAAATACCTCATCTATAATGTACAGGTGAAAGAAAGGATTTCAGCATATTTGGTTAGAAAAACCCGGGACACCAGCAGTGTTTTTAGACAAGGAAGAACAGAGCAAGACTTTGCCCTGGCAGTCTGCCTCTCGGTGCTCATTacatttgcttttgctttttgtctggGTGCTTTTGCTAGACCCTACCTTGTGAGCCTGTGGAGACTCATACACGGGAGCAAAAATTCACATTCTGAACATACTTATTCTAATCAAgctttttcagatgaaaacttAAGCAGAGAGTGCTCTGcaagaaaaccaacaaatgtgcagcataattttttaatttgtgatgGGGATTCTTCAAGAAACACAtgcatttttcctgcagaaacttCTAATTTGCATGAAAATATCATCAGTAGCA AAGAGAGCAATAATGAGATCAACATGAAGGAAAATACAACATTTTCAGACATCAAAACTAGTATCAGCAATGATGGAAATAGAAATGTTAATGGACTATTTTCTGTAAGGATAGATAATAAGAACAGCAATGAAGGAACACCAAGAAAATTAATGAGTAATGGCATTTCATTATGGAAGGAttcaaaatatgcaaataatgAAGGCTCAGAGAAGAGCAGGTTCCCTCCCATACCCAGGAGACTGAATGCCAACTCCTACACAAAGCACACTGACAGTTCAGATTTGGATCTACCCTTCACAGGAGAAGCTGGCTTTCCATTTCCCACAACACAAACACGTACAGTTGCACAAGAttccagaaaaagcaaagccaggaaCAACTCTGGTCTGCTGCAGTCTGAAATCACAAAGGCTACACCAAATTTTCCTGAAAGACAAAGTATCGTTTCACATAATGAACACAGAAGCACTACAAAATTTATGCCTCAAGAGCAAAGCTGTGATGAACAACCTGGTCCAAATAgcaacataaataaaaacagtgatGTGGGAGATTTTATTTTACCCAGTAGCTGCAAGAGAGCCACAAATAGTGAGACTTTAAGCACCTACCAAACAATAGAAAGCTCTGCTCTTACAGCCTACAACTGTAAGACAGAacatacaaatgaaaaagatttatttgATGATAGTTCTTCAGATGAAGGAACTCCATTCACAATGAGTGACTGCAGTTCTTTAGCAGACTGTGAACTGGAACAGCCTGATGGTAGTGACAACCTGCCAACCTGTCAGTCATCACTAGAGGAAGCTGGTATGAACAGTGGAACTGAGAAGTTCTCAACACTGCCAGAGTCTCCAGACACTGCAACTGAACTTCAGCATACTGGGAAAAATGGAGACAAGAACAAAGCATCTTTTGAAAGCACTATTAATTATGGGTCAGACACCACCATGCCTGAAGCACCATCACCTTACACTGCTCGATGCAGTGACCAGGTAAGCACCTCAGACTCAGACATTCTTAGTTCTTCAAGTCAAGAAGTTCCCAAtatgtttcattattttactaAAGCAGCATTAACAGTACAGAACTCTCCTTCTGATTCACTCCACAGCCAAAGCACAGACTTTGGTTCTACATTACATTCATTAAAAGATTCTGCCACATATGACACAGATAGAGAGAGCACTCCTGGAGAGGCTGAACTGCAGCTGTATCAGTTTCCCATTGAACCACAGCATTCCCTCAATTTCAATCCcactgaacaaaaccaaaatgcagaGGGAAGTGCAGATGAGCACACATCAGACAGGAAGTCCTCTGAAAAGAATCATGGTGAAGGGGacattacattaaaaagaaatatgagtGCATCTGAAGACAATGATTTTATTTGTGCTCCGATCGATACTGGTTTGAATGAAACTGTTAAGGAAACATTACTGCTGCATTCCAGCAATGAATCATCTCTTCAGTCTCTGCCTGAACACACAGCTGAAAGACATTTTACAGTTATTGCAGAGAAAGAAGATTTGCTACCACAGGAGAAACAGGTGAGCACAACTAAGGTTTGCACAGATAAAAGGCAAGGAGTTTTCAATGCGATGAACTGTGATGGACACACAGAATTCCAGGATACCAACAACTGCAGTCTGCCCGAAACACAGTCTTGCAATCTTACAGCAGATTTGCTGCATCTTTACCCTTTTGGGAAAAGCCAGTCAGTCTTCAAGGGAGAAGATTGTTTCCAACTGGATCAGAGTGAGAAGGATGCAGATTCCTTCTCAGTCCCACAAGGCTGCTTCAATGAAAGCACACTGTACAGTTCATGTTCATTCCCACAAAAGACTACAGAAAATATAATCTCCACAAATACTGATTCCAGCAAGATGGAGGATGACACAACTTTGACAGAACTGGAGAACAATTCTACAACAGCAACCAACCTCCAAAATTCAAGTGAAAAACTCAGTCAAGACACTCAGGCCAATTAA